One stretch of Sinomonas terrae DNA includes these proteins:
- a CDS encoding sugar phosphate isomerase/epimerase family protein, which produces MPDVPVALSSASVYPLSVHDAFACAADLGYDGVEVMVTNNSTSQEPDALIHLSERYDQPIVSIHAPTLLLTQQVWGGAWNKIRRSCAMAREVGCDTVVVHPPFRWQTGYADGFSVGVRDLAEEYEVHIAVENMYPWRVRGRDARAYLPHWDPVGQGYRDVTWDFSHAATAREDSLEALKTLGDTIRHIHLTDGSGLSFRDEHLLPGQGTQRVGECLAYLADSAFDGVIVAEISTRKARFAGEREEMLGATLEFARRHLGQLPDRSDAEQRAR; this is translated from the coding sequence ATGCCCGACGTCCCGGTCGCGCTCTCAAGCGCTTCCGTCTACCCGCTGAGCGTCCATGACGCGTTCGCCTGTGCCGCCGACCTCGGCTACGACGGGGTGGAGGTCATGGTGACCAACAACTCGACGAGCCAGGAGCCGGACGCGCTCATCCACCTCTCGGAGCGGTACGACCAGCCGATCGTGTCGATCCACGCTCCGACCCTCCTGCTGACCCAGCAGGTCTGGGGAGGCGCGTGGAACAAGATTCGCCGCTCGTGCGCGATGGCCCGCGAGGTGGGCTGTGACACGGTGGTCGTCCACCCGCCGTTCAGGTGGCAGACCGGCTACGCGGACGGCTTCTCGGTCGGCGTGCGCGACCTCGCGGAAGAGTACGAGGTCCACATCGCAGTGGAGAACATGTACCCGTGGCGGGTCCGCGGGCGCGACGCGCGGGCGTATCTGCCGCACTGGGATCCGGTAGGCCAGGGCTACCGGGACGTGACGTGGGACTTCTCCCACGCCGCGACGGCTCGTGAGGACAGCCTCGAGGCGCTCAAGACCCTCGGCGATACCATTCGCCACATCCACCTCACCGACGGCTCCGGACTCTCGTTCCGCGACGAGCACCTGCTCCCTGGCCAAGGGACGCAGCGCGTGGGGGAGTGCCTCGCCTACCTCGCGGATTCGGCGTTCGACGGCGTGATCGTCGCCGAGATCAGCACCCGCAAGGCCCGTTTCGCTGGGGAGCGGGAAGAGATGCTCGGCGCGACGCTCGAGTTCGCGCGCCGGCATCTCGGGCAGCTCCCGGATCGGAGCGACGCCGAGCAGCGCGCGCGGTAG
- the proC gene encoding pyrroline-5-carboxylate reductase, which yields MSNKIAFLGCGSMNEAIMAGLLSAGVPKTDVTATVRRRERAAELAKRYGVTVMATSEEDDANQQAVRGATLVILGVKPLGIADLARAIAPALSPNAVVVSVAAAVSIAQLERALPEGQAVIRTMPNTPARLGRGVVSISGGTHATREQVEKVKGLFDSLGLVVEVPEDQVDAVSAVSGSGPAYAFYLAEAMADAGARLGLDPELSLRLARETVVGAGFMLAEPGADPIALRRAVTSPNGTTERAIATFDERGLPGIIADGARAAAERSKDITRELG from the coding sequence ATGAGCAACAAGATCGCCTTCCTCGGCTGCGGCTCCATGAACGAGGCCATCATGGCCGGCCTCCTCTCCGCGGGTGTTCCCAAGACCGATGTGACGGCGACCGTCCGACGCCGCGAACGGGCGGCGGAGCTGGCCAAGCGCTACGGCGTCACGGTCATGGCCACCAGCGAAGAGGACGACGCTAACCAACAGGCCGTCCGCGGCGCCACGCTCGTGATCCTCGGAGTGAAGCCCCTCGGGATTGCAGATCTTGCGCGCGCGATCGCCCCGGCGCTTTCACCGAATGCCGTCGTCGTGAGCGTCGCCGCGGCGGTCTCGATCGCCCAGCTCGAGCGGGCCCTGCCCGAGGGGCAGGCCGTCATCCGCACGATGCCGAACACGCCCGCCCGCCTCGGACGCGGCGTCGTCTCCATCTCTGGCGGGACGCATGCCACGCGCGAGCAGGTCGAGAAGGTCAAGGGCCTGTTCGACAGCCTAGGGCTCGTCGTCGAAGTTCCCGAGGACCAGGTCGACGCAGTGAGTGCGGTGAGCGGATCCGGGCCGGCGTACGCGTTCTACCTGGCCGAGGCGATGGCCGACGCCGGCGCGCGCCTCGGCCTCGACCCAGAGCTTTCGCTTCGCTTGGCACGCGAGACGGTCGTGGGCGCTGGCTTCATGCTCGCGGAGCCGGGTGCCGACCCGATTGCCCTGCGTCGCGCTGTGACGAGCCCCAACGGGACCACCGAGCGTGCGATCGCAACCTTCGACGAGCGAGGCCTGCCCGGCATCATCGCCGACGGTGCCCGCGCTGCGGCTGAGCGCTCGAAGGACATCACGCGCGAACTGGGCTGA
- a CDS encoding potassium channel family protein: protein MLVIGLGRFGAATAQQLVKQGREVLAIERDRDLVEIWAPVLTHAVQADATNIESLRQLGAQEFQSAVVGVGTSIESSVLITANLVDLGIEHLWAKAITPSHGKILSRIGANHVIYPESDAGVRTAHLVSGRMLDFIEFDDDFAIVKMYPPKETQGFTLAESQVRAKYGVTVVGVKSPGEDFTYAQPHTKVSSRDMLIVSGHVDLLERFAARP from the coding sequence GTGCTCGTCATCGGCCTGGGCCGCTTCGGCGCAGCGACCGCGCAGCAGCTCGTCAAGCAGGGCCGCGAGGTGCTTGCGATCGAGCGCGACCGGGACCTCGTCGAGATCTGGGCGCCCGTCCTGACGCACGCCGTCCAGGCGGATGCGACCAACATCGAGTCGCTCCGCCAGCTCGGCGCCCAGGAGTTCCAGTCCGCCGTCGTGGGCGTCGGGACGTCGATCGAGTCCTCCGTGCTCATCACGGCCAACCTCGTGGACCTCGGCATCGAACACCTCTGGGCCAAGGCGATCACGCCTTCCCACGGCAAGATCCTCTCCCGCATCGGTGCGAACCACGTCATCTACCCCGAGTCGGACGCAGGTGTGCGGACCGCTCACCTCGTGAGCGGGCGCATGCTGGACTTCATCGAGTTCGACGACGACTTCGCGATCGTCAAGATGTACCCGCCGAAGGAGACGCAGGGGTTCACGCTCGCCGAGTCCCAGGTGCGGGCGAAGTACGGCGTGACGGTGGTCGGCGTCAAGAGCCCCGGAGAAGACTTCACGTACGCGCAGCCGCACACGAAGGTCAGCAGCCGTGACATGCTCATCGTCTCGGGCCACGTGGACCTGCTCGAGCGGTTCGCGGCACGCCCCTGA
- a CDS encoding TrkH family potassium uptake protein produces MVQTESSWRPTPPGQSLGPLTGLRDFVDRLAASSPARLALLSFFGVIVVFTLLLSLPFAAADGQVTPLHQSLFTATSAVCVTGLTVVSTAAHWSTFGHVVILLAIQIGGLGILTLASVLSLAMSRGLGVRGKLIAREAMNNASRLGEVGSLLRVVVATSAVIEGILVLFLAPAFMAQGEQFWPAVWHAVFYAISSFNNAGFTPHSNGVVPYQYDLWVLIPLMAGGFVGSLGFPVLLVFLRFKARVRLWTLHAKLTIVVSIILLVVGAILWGGLEWNNTQTIGNMPSGEKVVQAIFASVMTRSLGFNLVDMNHLTPSTLLLSDALMFAGGGSASTAGGIKVTTVAVMFLAIVAEARGDRDVRAFGRTVPQEIMRLAISVIVMAATLLMVACLLLLAISGQSLDRVLFDSISAFATVGLSTGLTSELPPAGVYILTALMFFGRVGTITMATALSLRQRRSLYHYPEERPIIG; encoded by the coding sequence GTGGTACAGACGGAGTCGTCATGGCGGCCCACGCCGCCGGGCCAGAGCCTCGGCCCCCTCACGGGGCTGCGTGACTTCGTCGACCGGCTTGCGGCGTCGTCGCCCGCTCGCCTCGCGCTGCTCTCGTTCTTCGGCGTCATCGTCGTCTTCACCCTCCTGCTGTCCCTCCCGTTCGCCGCAGCGGACGGCCAAGTGACCCCGCTCCACCAGTCGCTCTTCACGGCGACGTCAGCCGTGTGCGTCACGGGCCTCACGGTCGTCTCGACGGCCGCGCACTGGTCGACGTTCGGGCACGTCGTGATCCTTCTCGCCATCCAGATCGGCGGCTTGGGCATCCTCACCCTCGCATCGGTCCTCTCGCTCGCGATGAGCCGCGGCCTCGGGGTCCGAGGCAAGCTCATCGCTCGCGAGGCGATGAACAATGCCAGCCGGCTCGGCGAGGTGGGCAGCCTGCTGAGGGTCGTCGTCGCCACCTCGGCCGTCATCGAAGGGATCCTCGTGCTCTTCCTCGCTCCCGCCTTCATGGCGCAGGGCGAGCAGTTCTGGCCCGCCGTCTGGCATGCGGTGTTCTACGCCATCTCGTCCTTCAACAACGCGGGCTTCACGCCACACAGCAACGGCGTGGTGCCCTACCAGTACGACCTCTGGGTGCTCATCCCGCTCATGGCCGGGGGCTTCGTCGGGAGCCTCGGGTTCCCGGTGCTGCTCGTGTTCCTGCGCTTCAAGGCACGCGTACGGCTCTGGACCCTCCACGCGAAGCTCACGATCGTGGTCTCGATCATCCTGCTCGTGGTCGGTGCCATCCTCTGGGGTGGTCTGGAGTGGAACAACACGCAGACCATCGGGAACATGCCCTCGGGCGAGAAGGTCGTCCAGGCCATCTTCGCGTCCGTCATGACGCGATCGCTCGGGTTCAACCTCGTCGACATGAACCACCTCACCCCGTCGACGCTCCTGCTCTCGGACGCCCTCATGTTCGCGGGCGGGGGATCGGCCTCGACGGCGGGCGGCATCAAGGTCACGACGGTCGCCGTCATGTTCCTCGCGATCGTCGCCGAGGCGCGCGGTGATCGCGACGTCCGCGCCTTCGGGCGCACCGTCCCGCAGGAGATCATGCGTCTGGCCATCAGCGTCATCGTCATGGCCGCCACGCTCCTCATGGTCGCGTGCCTGCTCCTGCTCGCGATCTCCGGGCAGAGCCTCGACCGCGTGCTCTTCGACTCGATCTCCGCCTTCGCGACGGTGGGGCTCAGCACGGGGCTCACCTCGGAGCTGCCTCCGGCGGGCGTCTACATCCTCACCGCACTCATGTTCTTCGGCCGTGTCGGAACCATCACGATGGCCACGGCCCTGTCCTTGCGTCAGCGCAGATCGCTGTACCACTATCCGGAAGAGAGGCCGATCATTGGCTGA
- a CDS encoding acetoin utilization protein AcuC, with amino-acid sequence MSDAAPTQHSPTASGAGSGAARRPDYETRVAWSEALCGYNFGPRHPMHPSRLDLTARLCEDLGLFSLPRVTVVEPHVASDDELAAVHTRDYIAAVRRASEDPSSSDPKRGIGTEDDPAFAGMHEASARIAGGSLEAADAVLDGRAQHAVNFAGGMHHAAADHASGFCIYNDVALAIQRLLDGGVQRVAYIDVDVHHGDGMQGVFWNDPRVLTISLHESGLTLFPGTGFPHEIGGPDAAGMAVNVALPARTADGGWLRAFHAVVPQLVEAFQPEVVVSQHGCDSHARDPLADLRTSIDAQREVALTVSRLAARFCSDRWIATGGGGYDVLHVVPRVWTHLVGIAAGHPIQLRAAIPESWRDYVRERHPERLLPGEGLPESMGEEADTWWRSWDIGFNPNDAVDRAIMATRKEVFPLHGLDPWFD; translated from the coding sequence ATGTCCGATGCCGCACCGACGCAGCACTCGCCGACGGCGTCAGGCGCAGGGTCCGGTGCGGCGCGCCGGCCGGACTACGAGACCAGAGTCGCGTGGTCCGAGGCGCTCTGCGGCTACAACTTCGGCCCCCGGCATCCCATGCACCCGAGCCGGCTCGACCTGACGGCCCGGCTCTGCGAGGACCTCGGTCTCTTCTCCCTGCCGCGGGTCACCGTCGTCGAGCCCCACGTCGCGAGCGACGACGAGCTTGCCGCCGTCCACACGCGCGACTACATAGCCGCCGTCCGCCGCGCAAGCGAGGACCCGTCGTCGTCCGATCCGAAACGGGGGATCGGGACGGAGGACGACCCCGCGTTCGCGGGCATGCATGAGGCCAGTGCGCGCATCGCGGGCGGCTCGCTCGAAGCGGCCGACGCCGTCTTGGACGGCCGCGCCCAGCATGCCGTCAATTTCGCCGGCGGGATGCATCACGCGGCCGCGGACCACGCGAGCGGCTTCTGCATCTACAACGACGTGGCTCTCGCGATCCAGCGGCTGCTCGACGGCGGCGTCCAGCGGGTCGCGTACATCGACGTCGACGTGCATCACGGCGACGGGATGCAGGGCGTGTTCTGGAATGACCCGCGCGTCCTGACCATCTCGCTCCACGAAAGCGGCCTCACGCTCTTCCCGGGAACTGGGTTCCCGCACGAGATCGGCGGCCCCGATGCAGCGGGGATGGCCGTGAACGTCGCACTCCCGGCGAGAACGGCCGACGGCGGGTGGTTGCGGGCGTTCCACGCGGTTGTCCCGCAGCTCGTCGAGGCGTTCCAGCCGGAGGTGGTCGTCAGCCAGCATGGGTGCGACTCCCACGCCCGGGATCCGCTCGCGGACCTCCGAACGAGCATCGACGCCCAGCGCGAGGTTGCGCTGACGGTCTCGCGGCTGGCGGCGCGCTTCTGCTCGGACCGCTGGATCGCCACCGGCGGCGGGGGCTACGACGTCCTCCACGTGGTTCCCCGAGTCTGGACGCACCTCGTGGGAATCGCCGCGGGGCACCCCATCCAGCTCCGCGCGGCGATCCCAGAATCGTGGCGTGACTACGTCCGCGAGCGCCACCCGGAGCGGCTCTTGCCAGGGGAAGGTCTCCCCGAGAGCATGGGGGAGGAGGCGGACACCTGGTGGCGCTCGTGGGACATCGGATTCAACCCGAACGACGCCGTGGACCGCGCGATCATGGCGACCCGGAAGGAAGTGTTTCCCCTTCACGGGCTGGACCCGTGGTTCGACTGA
- a CDS encoding ArsR/SmtB family transcription factor, producing MMTDIFAVIADHTRRAILRELRAGDKAVGELVEALDASQPTVSKHLKVLRDAGLVTTRAQGQKRYYALRLEPLAEVGGWLTSLRTTAAPAPEEAPAPSAGVAVVPSAPALPAPAVANASIEPLAPSPAGVAAASGTRPQQIQRTVERTVERAAKGAAEIIANLPKWRRKEPGRQQG from the coding sequence ATGATGACTGACATCTTTGCCGTCATCGCCGACCATACGCGCAGGGCCATACTTCGTGAACTGCGCGCCGGCGACAAGGCAGTGGGCGAGCTCGTCGAGGCCCTCGACGCGAGCCAGCCCACGGTGTCGAAGCACCTCAAGGTCCTCCGCGATGCGGGCCTCGTGACCACTCGCGCCCAAGGCCAGAAGCGCTACTACGCGCTGCGCCTCGAGCCGCTCGCCGAGGTCGGCGGCTGGCTCACCTCATTGCGCACGACGGCGGCCCCGGCACCGGAGGAGGCGCCGGCACCTTCGGCGGGCGTCGCTGTCGTCCCCTCGGCACCAGCCCTGCCGGCCCCGGCCGTGGCGAATGCTTCCATCGAACCTCTGGCTCCCTCGCCCGCAGGCGTCGCGGCAGCGTCGGGCACGCGTCCGCAGCAGATCCAGCGCACGGTCGAACGGACCGTCGAGCGTGCCGCGAAGGGCGCGGCCGAGATCATCGCGAACCTCCCGAAGTGGCGCCGGAAGGAACCTGGCCGCCAACAGGGCTAG
- a CDS encoding LacI family DNA-binding transcriptional regulator — protein sequence MSRTHPSPASSHGAASIRDVAELAGVSVGTVSNVLNRPDIVRAATVERVHAAIKELGFVRNDAARQLRAGRSTTIGLVVLDARNPFFTDVARGAEDEAGRDGLSVVMANSDESPDREAAHVDYFETQRVLGLLISPIGDIGERLERLRKAGTPAVLVDRVAGSRSLSSVAVDDVEGGRLAAQHLLGLGRRQLAFVGGPAGLAQMQDRLTGVESAAAAVEGASVEAVETLGLSFEDGRRAARAILARRAPDRPDALVAGNDLVAIGALQVLMGEGHLRVPEDVAIVGYDDIDFASAAVVPLSSVRQPRDLIGQTAVQILREEAEDPSLAPRNLVFKPELVVRESTAGRA from the coding sequence ATGAGCCGCACCCACCCTTCCCCCGCGTCGTCCCACGGGGCTGCGAGCATCCGCGACGTCGCGGAGCTTGCAGGAGTCTCCGTGGGCACGGTGTCCAACGTCCTCAACCGTCCGGACATCGTGCGCGCGGCGACGGTCGAACGGGTCCACGCGGCTATCAAGGAGCTCGGCTTCGTCCGCAACGATGCCGCGCGCCAGCTGCGGGCCGGGCGCTCGACGACGATCGGCCTCGTGGTGCTCGACGCCCGGAACCCCTTCTTCACGGACGTCGCCCGGGGCGCCGAGGACGAGGCCGGCCGGGACGGCCTGTCTGTGGTGATGGCCAACAGCGACGAATCCCCGGACCGCGAGGCCGCGCACGTGGACTATTTCGAGACGCAGCGCGTGCTCGGCCTGCTGATCTCCCCGATCGGGGACATCGGCGAGCGCCTTGAGCGTCTGCGCAAGGCGGGCACTCCCGCGGTGCTCGTCGACAGGGTCGCGGGCAGCCGCAGCCTGAGCTCGGTCGCGGTCGACGACGTCGAGGGCGGTCGCCTCGCGGCCCAGCACCTGCTCGGCCTCGGGAGGCGTCAGCTCGCCTTCGTCGGGGGCCCCGCGGGCCTTGCTCAGATGCAGGATCGCCTCACAGGTGTCGAGAGCGCAGCAGCGGCCGTCGAGGGCGCGAGTGTTGAGGCGGTCGAGACCCTCGGGCTCAGTTTCGAGGACGGGCGCCGCGCCGCTCGCGCAATCCTCGCGCGGCGCGCCCCCGATCGGCCCGATGCCCTCGTCGCGGGCAACGATCTCGTCGCGATCGGCGCGCTCCAGGTCCTCATGGGCGAAGGCCATCTGCGCGTCCCGGAGGACGTGGCCATCGTCGGGTACGACGACATCGATTTCGCGAGCGCGGCGGTCGTCCCGCTCTCTTCGGTCCGGCAGCCACGCGACCTGATCGGCCAGACCGCCGTCCAGATCCTGCGCGAGGAGGCCGAAGACCCCTCGCTGGCTCCCCGCAACCTCGTGTTCAAACCCGAGCTCGTGGTCCGCGAGTCCACGGCCGGGCGAGCGTAG
- a CDS encoding alpha-L-rhamnosidase-related protein, whose product MPGEVALKPVRLRVEGVERCLTSGPSPRLSWQAEQVSPSYAVDPVAPAAVEPEVRSADGRLLWAPGPLPLPPHATTRVTVPASAALPPAAECRWRVRLQTGDGVWGPWSEEHAFGTGLRDEDWSAQWIGRRPGGRAPLRLAEDSLRWHGTPFLPIPAEASPEFVIEAELRPVLGAAGIAFHSDGPGTGLLLEVAGDGHVALRPLPAWEQPAQPTEWATAPLAEAYAPPSATATPTAAASARPGDGPWRRLRLEARLGRLAVAIDGHHVLGAPLPAATGPLLALHAAPRAEGALRSLTVSDPGGVTRFRYEPAQGLPGWPAETPFRQPDEWTLLRTEIELEGRVQRAVLYAAARHQAWVSVGGSEVLALSSFGYAGEDYYDAADVTEALIGAGPNPAIAVLSHWYGPGQGRAATEPGVIAELRVEYDDGRHVAYGTAPGWRVAEAPYAQAGYRNDEGDPIEHRLAEPPLGWDEPGFDDAAWSPALVLGPYPSEDFPAALHPRRAHVVEQRDEPVRWLEARDGTPVADFGTVRARQPRVVFDASGSARKTRLRAGYGLREDGRVDDSKNASQNTDMSFLTGPIQEAPAEEAPTVRGPVSFDARVHLGFRFLEFEGASPARVDAAVVHAAHPAAAVVDCSEPELTRVLRLLQDSALHGVQERFVDTPTREKGQFLADAANISYATMAAFGEREFTRQALREFMWSGRRYWGSAAERGRVNAVYPNGDGKRDIPDFSLMLPEWVEAYWLRTGDDAFVAELLPQLEETCGYALRSVAEDGPCAGLVRDLEGGSGPYLHGIVDWPAPNRFGYDMSTAARTTVNAQAFSALAATGRLCGVVGLERKEAALAERAELLADAMDRLLRVDGVFVDGLRPDGSSSPHASQHATVFPLAVGATRPEHIASDAERAASLGLRMGPMTWHRLLSALVEAGRVEDALGTVLDDPSRGPLAWLAKGATFAWESWELAEGSDHSQSHAWAAAAWPVLVEGIVGLRRVAPGRFEIRPPECRLDWVRAELPLDEGTLRIFWHRAKDGDDDAALTLECDLPPGTGLASPVSAQPSI is encoded by the coding sequence ATGCCGGGCGAGGTCGCGCTGAAGCCCGTCCGGCTGCGCGTCGAGGGCGTCGAGCGGTGCCTGACGTCCGGTCCGAGCCCGAGGCTCTCCTGGCAGGCAGAACAGGTTTCCCCCTCGTATGCGGTTGATCCCGTCGCGCCAGCAGCCGTCGAGCCTGAGGTGCGCTCTGCAGACGGCCGCCTCCTCTGGGCGCCGGGCCCCCTCCCCCTGCCGCCCCACGCCACGACCCGGGTCACCGTTCCGGCCAGCGCCGCCCTTCCGCCCGCAGCCGAATGCCGCTGGCGGGTGCGCCTCCAGACGGGCGACGGCGTCTGGGGGCCTTGGAGCGAAGAGCACGCGTTCGGGACGGGGCTTCGAGACGAGGACTGGTCGGCCCAGTGGATCGGGCGCCGTCCGGGCGGACGAGCGCCGTTGCGGTTGGCCGAGGACTCCCTGCGCTGGCACGGCACGCCCTTCCTCCCCATCCCGGCAGAGGCTAGCCCCGAGTTCGTGATCGAGGCCGAGCTCCGTCCAGTTCTCGGCGCCGCTGGCATTGCCTTCCACTCCGATGGCCCCGGAACCGGCCTGCTTCTGGAGGTTGCCGGGGATGGCCACGTCGCGCTCCGGCCGCTTCCCGCGTGGGAGCAACCGGCGCAGCCCACCGAGTGGGCGACGGCGCCGCTCGCCGAGGCCTACGCGCCTCCTTCCGCTACGGCTACGCCGACCGCTGCAGCATCTGCCCGGCCCGGTGACGGACCATGGCGCCGCCTCCGGCTCGAGGCCCGCCTCGGCCGGCTCGCCGTCGCGATCGACGGGCACCACGTCCTCGGGGCACCGCTGCCGGCCGCGACCGGGCCTCTCCTTGCCCTCCACGCCGCACCGCGCGCCGAGGGCGCCCTGCGTTCCCTCACAGTCTCGGATCCGGGTGGCGTCACCCGTTTCCGCTACGAGCCGGCGCAGGGCCTCCCCGGATGGCCCGCCGAGACGCCGTTCCGGCAGCCTGACGAGTGGACGCTGCTGCGCACCGAGATCGAGCTCGAGGGACGCGTGCAGCGGGCCGTCCTCTACGCCGCCGCGCGCCATCAGGCCTGGGTGTCCGTCGGCGGGAGCGAGGTCCTTGCCCTCTCATCATTCGGATACGCGGGCGAGGACTACTACGACGCGGCGGATGTCACCGAGGCCTTGATCGGCGCGGGCCCGAACCCAGCGATCGCCGTCCTTTCGCACTGGTACGGTCCAGGCCAGGGCAGGGCGGCGACCGAGCCCGGCGTCATCGCCGAGCTGCGGGTCGAGTACGACGACGGCCGCCACGTCGCGTACGGGACGGCACCCGGGTGGCGGGTCGCCGAAGCCCCCTACGCGCAGGCCGGCTATCGCAACGACGAGGGCGACCCCATCGAACACCGGCTCGCCGAACCCCCTCTGGGCTGGGACGAGCCGGGCTTCGACGACGCCGCATGGTCGCCCGCCCTCGTCCTCGGGCCCTACCCGTCGGAGGACTTCCCGGCGGCGCTCCACCCCCGCCGCGCCCACGTCGTCGAGCAGCGCGACGAGCCTGTGCGCTGGCTCGAGGCACGCGACGGGACCCCTGTGGCCGACTTCGGCACCGTCCGAGCACGCCAGCCGCGCGTCGTCTTCGACGCAAGCGGGAGTGCCCGGAAAACACGCCTCCGGGCAGGGTACGGGCTAAGGGAGGACGGGCGCGTCGACGATTCCAAGAACGCGAGCCAGAACACGGACATGTCCTTCCTGACGGGGCCGATTCAAGAGGCGCCCGCTGAAGAGGCGCCGACTGTCAGAGGGCCTGTGTCCTTCGACGCGCGCGTGCACCTCGGCTTCCGGTTCCTGGAGTTCGAAGGGGCGAGTCCCGCCCGGGTGGACGCCGCCGTCGTCCACGCCGCGCACCCGGCGGCCGCCGTCGTCGACTGTTCGGAACCCGAGCTGACCCGTGTCCTCCGGCTCCTTCAGGACTCGGCCCTCCATGGGGTCCAGGAGCGCTTCGTCGACACGCCGACGCGCGAGAAGGGGCAGTTCCTCGCGGACGCCGCGAACATCTCCTACGCGACGATGGCCGCCTTCGGCGAGCGCGAGTTCACCCGCCAGGCCCTCCGCGAGTTCATGTGGTCGGGACGCCGCTACTGGGGCTCTGCGGCAGAGCGTGGCCGAGTCAACGCCGTCTACCCCAACGGCGACGGCAAACGGGACATCCCGGACTTCAGCCTCATGCTGCCCGAGTGGGTCGAGGCCTACTGGCTCCGCACGGGCGACGACGCGTTCGTCGCCGAACTCCTGCCCCAGCTCGAGGAGACGTGCGGCTATGCCCTGCGCTCCGTCGCCGAGGACGGACCCTGCGCGGGCCTCGTGAGGGACCTCGAGGGCGGTTCCGGCCCGTATCTGCATGGAATCGTGGACTGGCCGGCCCCGAATCGCTTCGGCTACGACATGTCCACCGCTGCCCGGACCACCGTCAACGCCCAAGCATTCTCTGCGCTCGCCGCCACAGGCCGCCTCTGCGGCGTCGTCGGCCTCGAGCGGAAAGAAGCGGCTCTCGCGGAACGCGCCGAACTCCTCGCCGACGCGATGGACCGGCTCCTCCGGGTCGATGGCGTGTTCGTGGACGGCCTACGGCCCGACGGATCCTCGAGCCCGCACGCGTCGCAGCACGCGACCGTCTTCCCGCTCGCGGTCGGCGCGACCCGTCCGGAGCACATCGCGAGCGATGCCGAACGCGCCGCCTCGCTCGGGCTCCGCATGGGCCCCATGACCTGGCACCGACTGCTCTCGGCTCTCGTCGAGGCCGGCCGTGTCGAAGACGCTCTCGGCACCGTGCTCGACGACCCGTCCCGCGGCCCCCTGGCGTGGCTCGCGAAGGGGGCGACGTTCGCGTGGGAATCGTGGGAGCTCGCGGAAGGATCGGACCACAGCCAGTCTCACGCGTGGGCCGCGGCCGCGTGGCCCGTGCTCGTGGAGGGCATCGTTGGCCTGCGCCGGGTCGCTCCGGGCAGGTTCGAGATCCGCCCGCCCGAGTGCCGCCTCGACTGGGTAAGAGCCGAGCTGCCGCTCGACGAGGGGACGCTCAGGATCTTCTGGCACCGGGCCAAGGACGGGGACGACGACGCCGCCCTCACCCTCGAGTGCGACCTTCCCCCAGGCACCGGACTCGCCTCGCCCGTCTCCGCCCAACCCTCGATTTGA